In Acipenser ruthenus chromosome 6, fAciRut3.2 maternal haplotype, whole genome shotgun sequence, the following proteins share a genomic window:
- the btbd3b gene encoding BTB/POZ domain-containing protein 3 isoform X2 — translation MAAEIFPTKKPASTTTVQNYQQNLNNNNTIPATNWQGLYPTIRERNAVMFNNELMADVHFVVGLPGGTQRLPGHRYVLAVGSSVFHAMFYGELAEDKDEIRIPDVEPAAFLAMLKYIYCDEIDLGADTVLATLYAAKKYIVPHLARACVIFLETSLSAKNACVLLSQSCLFEEPDLTQRCWEVIDAQAELALKSEGFCDIDSQTLESILRRETLNAKEIVVFEATLSWAEAECQRQEMTVTIDNKRKVLGKAVYLIRIPTMALDDFANGAAQSGVLTLNETNDIFLWYTAAKKPDLEFVSKPRKGLVPQRCHRFQSCAYRSNQWRYRGRCDSIQFAVDKRVFIAGFGLYGSSCGSAEYSAKIELKRQGVILGTNLSKYFSDGSSNTFPVWFEYPVQIEPDTFYTASVVLDGNELSYFGQEGMTEVQCGKVTFQFQCSSDSTNGTGVQGGQIPELIFYA, via the exons atggCTGCTGAGATCTTCCCCACTAAGAAACCAGCCAGCACCACCACCGTCCAGAACTATCAGCAAAATCTGAATAACAATAACACTATCCCGGCTACTAACTGGCAAGGGCTGTATCCCACCATCCGAGAGAG AAATGCAGTGATGTTTAACAATGAATTGATGGCAGATGTTCATTTTGTGGTTGGTCTACCTGGGGGGACTCAGCGGTTGCCAGGACACAGA tatgtctTGGCCGTTGGAAGCTCTGTGTTTCATGCCATGTTTTATGGAGAACTTGCAGAGGATAAGGATGAAATTAGAATCCCAGATGTGGAACCTGCTGCCTTTCTTGCTATGCTGAA GTACATATATTGTGATGAGATTGATCTGGGTGCCGATACAGTGCTGGCCACCTTATATGCTGCTAAGAAGTacattgtcccccacctggcaCGTGCCTGTGTCATCTTCCTGGAGACCAGCTTGAGTGCCAAGAACGCCTGTGTGCTGTTGTCACAGAGCTGCCTGTTCGAGGAGCCCGACCTGACCCAGCGTTGCTGGGAGGTGATCGATGCGCAAGCTGAGCTTGCTTTAAAATCTGAGGGCTTCTGTGACATTGATTCCCAGACACTGGAGAGCATCCTCAGGAGGGAGACACTCAACGCTAAAGAGATTGTTGTCTTTGAAGCGACACTCAGTTGGGCCGAGGCTGAATGCCAAAGGCAGGAAATGACTGTCACCATTGACAACAAGCGCAAGGTGTTGGGCAAGGCCGTTTACCTCATACGCATCCCTACCATGGCGTTGGATGACTTTGCCAATGGAGCAGCCCAGTCGGGCGTCCTTACCCTCAATGAGACCAACGACATCTTCCTTTGGTACACTGCTGCCAAGAAACCAGACCTGGAGTTTGTGAGCAAGCCCAGGAAAGGCTTGGTTCCCCAACGCTGCCACCGTTTCCAGTCATGCGCTTACCGTAGCAACCAGTGGCGCTACAGGGGAAGGTGCGACAGTATCCAGTTTGCAGTGGACAAGCGAGTGTTCATTGCTGGCTTTGGACTGTATGGCTCGAGCTGCGGATCAGCGGAATACAGCGCCAAGATCGAACTCAAACGGCAAGGGGTCATCCTGGGGACAAACTTGAGTAAATATTTCTCTGACGGGTCGAGCAACACCTTCCCCGTCTGGTTTGAATACCCTGTGCAGATTGAGCCTGACACTTTTTATACAGCGAGCGTGGTTCTCGATGGCAATGAACTGAGCTACTTTGGGCAGGAAGGCATGACAGAGGTGCAGTGTGGGAAAGTGACCTTCCAGTTTCAGTGTTCCTCAGACAGCACCAATGGAACAGGCGTGCAAGGCGGACAGATACCAGAGCTCATATTCTATGCCTGA
- the btbd3b gene encoding BTB/POZ domain-containing protein 3 isoform X1, with translation MVDAKGRNMKCLTFFLMLPESVKIRSKKSNKKGSPTNSKVPPVCYEIITLKTKKKKKMAAEIFPTKKPASTTTVQNYQQNLNNNNTIPATNWQGLYPTIRERNAVMFNNELMADVHFVVGLPGGTQRLPGHRYVLAVGSSVFHAMFYGELAEDKDEIRIPDVEPAAFLAMLKYIYCDEIDLGADTVLATLYAAKKYIVPHLARACVIFLETSLSAKNACVLLSQSCLFEEPDLTQRCWEVIDAQAELALKSEGFCDIDSQTLESILRRETLNAKEIVVFEATLSWAEAECQRQEMTVTIDNKRKVLGKAVYLIRIPTMALDDFANGAAQSGVLTLNETNDIFLWYTAAKKPDLEFVSKPRKGLVPQRCHRFQSCAYRSNQWRYRGRCDSIQFAVDKRVFIAGFGLYGSSCGSAEYSAKIELKRQGVILGTNLSKYFSDGSSNTFPVWFEYPVQIEPDTFYTASVVLDGNELSYFGQEGMTEVQCGKVTFQFQCSSDSTNGTGVQGGQIPELIFYA, from the exons ATGGTAGATGCCAAAGGAAGGAACATGAAATGTCTCACTTTTTTCTTGATGCTTCCAGAGTCGGTGAAGATCAGGTCTAAGAAAAGTAACAAAAAGGGGAGCCCTACAAACTCCAAGGTGCCGCCAGTGTGCTATGAAATAATCACCTTGAAAactaagaaaaagaagaagatggCTGCTGAGATCTTCCCCACTAAGAAACCAGCCAGCACCACCACCGTCCAGAACTATCAGCAAAATCTGAATAACAATAACACTATCCCGGCTACTAACTGGCAAGGGCTGTATCCCACCATCCGAGAGAG AAATGCAGTGATGTTTAACAATGAATTGATGGCAGATGTTCATTTTGTGGTTGGTCTACCTGGGGGGACTCAGCGGTTGCCAGGACACAGA tatgtctTGGCCGTTGGAAGCTCTGTGTTTCATGCCATGTTTTATGGAGAACTTGCAGAGGATAAGGATGAAATTAGAATCCCAGATGTGGAACCTGCTGCCTTTCTTGCTATGCTGAA GTACATATATTGTGATGAGATTGATCTGGGTGCCGATACAGTGCTGGCCACCTTATATGCTGCTAAGAAGTacattgtcccccacctggcaCGTGCCTGTGTCATCTTCCTGGAGACCAGCTTGAGTGCCAAGAACGCCTGTGTGCTGTTGTCACAGAGCTGCCTGTTCGAGGAGCCCGACCTGACCCAGCGTTGCTGGGAGGTGATCGATGCGCAAGCTGAGCTTGCTTTAAAATCTGAGGGCTTCTGTGACATTGATTCCCAGACACTGGAGAGCATCCTCAGGAGGGAGACACTCAACGCTAAAGAGATTGTTGTCTTTGAAGCGACACTCAGTTGGGCCGAGGCTGAATGCCAAAGGCAGGAAATGACTGTCACCATTGACAACAAGCGCAAGGTGTTGGGCAAGGCCGTTTACCTCATACGCATCCCTACCATGGCGTTGGATGACTTTGCCAATGGAGCAGCCCAGTCGGGCGTCCTTACCCTCAATGAGACCAACGACATCTTCCTTTGGTACACTGCTGCCAAGAAACCAGACCTGGAGTTTGTGAGCAAGCCCAGGAAAGGCTTGGTTCCCCAACGCTGCCACCGTTTCCAGTCATGCGCTTACCGTAGCAACCAGTGGCGCTACAGGGGAAGGTGCGACAGTATCCAGTTTGCAGTGGACAAGCGAGTGTTCATTGCTGGCTTTGGACTGTATGGCTCGAGCTGCGGATCAGCGGAATACAGCGCCAAGATCGAACTCAAACGGCAAGGGGTCATCCTGGGGACAAACTTGAGTAAATATTTCTCTGACGGGTCGAGCAACACCTTCCCCGTCTGGTTTGAATACCCTGTGCAGATTGAGCCTGACACTTTTTATACAGCGAGCGTGGTTCTCGATGGCAATGAACTGAGCTACTTTGGGCAGGAAGGCATGACAGAGGTGCAGTGTGGGAAAGTGACCTTCCAGTTTCAGTGTTCCTCAGACAGCACCAATGGAACAGGCGTGCAAGGCGGACAGATACCAGAGCTCATATTCTATGCCTGA